In Desulfovibrio sp. TomC, the genomic stretch CACAGCCCTTCGGCCTCGGCCGCAGCAAGCAGCGTCACCCCGGCGTCGAAGGGACAGCGGGCCACGATCCGCCGGGTCAGCGGATTGACCGGGTTGTGCTCGAAAACCAGCAGCCGCCCGCCCGGAGCCAGCGCCGCCGCCATGGCGGCCAGGACCGTCCCCCGGGCCGTGGCCGGCACGTGGTGGAGCACGCCGGCCACGAAAACCAGATCAAAGGCCGCCGGCGGCACGGCGTCGCGCCCCAGGTGGTACAGGGCGGCGGTTGGCGCGGTCCTGGCCGCTTCCTCCAGGGATTTTTCGGAAATATCGCCTCCGGCCACGGTCGCCCCGGGAAAGGCGGCCTGCAAATAGGGCAGGTTGCCGCCGGTGCCGCAGCCGTATTCCAGGATGCGCCGGGGCGGGCGGGCGCGCAAAAGCGCCTTGGCAATGGCCGCCTTGCGCTGGCGAAAAAAGCTGATGTCGCCCCCGGCCGCCCCCAGGCTCTGGCGCAAAAGCGCCTCGTAATTGGCCGCGTAGTCGTCGAAATCCTGGCTCACGTGGTATCCCCCAGGCCCCTCCTGTAGCGTCGGTTGTGACCACGGGCAAGGACTTGTTGGCCGGTCGGTCGTCCCTCCGGCCAAGCCCGCTTCGGGACGACCGGTCTTGCCAGAGCCGCCGGCCTTTGACACAACGCCAGTATGCGCCGCCTCTCCAGACATTTTTTCCCGGCAACAACCCTTGTTCCGGCCGGGCTCCTGGCCGGCCTGCTCGGTCTGGCCGTCGTGCTTGGCAACTGGCGCGAACCGCTGCTGGCTGCCGCGCCCCTGCCGCTTCTGGCCCTGCTCTTTGGCCGTCGCCGCGATGCGCCGCTTCCCCCGGGACCAGACGCCCTGTTCGTGCGGGGTTGCCTGCTCTATGCCCTGGCCGCCCTCGTTCTGGCCGGGGTGGACCTGCTCGTCCAGGTGCGGCTGGCCGAACTGCTCTCGCCCCTGGCCACCAACCCCATCGAAGGCCGCGAGGCCCTCAAGGGCTGGCTGCTTCGTACGGGCCAGGCCATCTATCCCGGAGCCGAACCGGCCTGGCCGCGCCTCATAACGCTCTATCCGCCGCTTTTTTACATCGTGACCGCCGCCTGTTCCGTCCTGGCCGGTCCGGGACTGTTGGCCGGCAAGCTGGCCGCCCTGGCCGGCGGCATGCTGCTTCTGGCCGCGCTTTTTGGCCTGGGCCGGCTGGCCGCCGGAACCCTGGTCGGGATGCTGGCCGCCCTGGCCTTTTTTGCCACGCCCGAAGCCGGGGTGGTTGTTGCCTGCAAACCCGACAGTCTGGCCGTGGGCTGTCTGCTGGCCGGCTGTCTGGCCTTTGCCGCCGGCCGGGCGCGCCAGTCCCGCCGCCTGCTGCTGCTGTCCGGGGCGCTTATGGCCCTGGCCTGCCTGGGCAAACAGCAGGTCTGGCCCCTGGCCGCAGCGTTTGGCGCAAGCCTTTTTGCCTACCGCCTGTCCTGGCCGCAGCGCCGGGCAGCGCTGGCCGGTCTGGCCGGGACCGGACTGGTCCTGGCCGCCGCC encodes the following:
- a CDS encoding class I SAM-dependent DNA methyltransferase, which gives rise to MSQDFDDYAANYEALLRQSLGAAGGDISFFRQRKAAIAKALLRARPPRRILEYGCGTGGNLPYLQAAFPGATVAGGDISEKSLEEAARTAPTAALYHLGRDAVPPAAFDLVFVAGVLHHVPATARGTVLAAMAAALAPGGRLLVFEHNPVNPLTRRIVARCPFDAGVTLLAAAEAEGLCREAGLHDIRRRYVSFVPPALAALAPLEALFGWLPLGGQYCLSARKGPS